The following proteins are co-located in the Cyanobacteria bacterium GSL.Bin1 genome:
- a CDS encoding AI-2E family transporter, producing the protein MSQQRVVISNSTLILAGTLFFVGVLLWQLQSLIIVLMISVVLASALAPAINAAERLRLPRFLAVIFVYLLLIAGLSGAGVLIGPTVVEQIERLTRKLPSYLDTLRLIAQDLALRFGMTDPDSLDPINRLFDTKALTSWLIRSSQQLLIRSYGVTRGIIGGIISVILAIVLSGYMLSGSRRLIKGIISLFPSPWDLRLEAQVHPVALRMGGYIQGRVLVSAILGVVITVSLRILGISEFAIGLGAIAGVTNLIPFFGPVLGSVPALIVATAQGGWTVLWVLLLFVVIQNLETYVLDPLLVGNTVRLHPLYQLLAVIGGAQVLGILGALIVPPWIAGAATLIENLYLKPKALAQSQNQSRSPSDPIPVKSGQ; encoded by the coding sequence ATGTCTCAGCAGCGTGTTGTCATCTCGAATTCTACTTTAATTTTGGCGGGAACCCTTTTTTTTGTCGGGGTACTACTGTGGCAATTACAAAGCCTGATCATTGTCTTAATGATTTCTGTAGTACTCGCTTCCGCCCTTGCCCCCGCCATTAACGCGGCGGAACGATTAAGGCTTCCTCGCTTTTTAGCCGTCATTTTCGTTTATCTGCTACTGATTGCAGGATTAAGTGGTGCCGGCGTCCTGATTGGTCCGACAGTGGTTGAACAAATTGAACGCTTAACCCGGAAACTCCCCAGTTATTTAGACACGCTTCGTCTCATCGCTCAAGATTTAGCCCTTCGCTTTGGGATGACTGACCCTGATAGCCTCGATCCCATTAATCGACTCTTTGATACAAAAGCCCTCACCAGTTGGCTGATTCGTTCCAGTCAGCAGTTGCTCATCCGTTCCTATGGGGTGACGCGGGGGATTATTGGCGGTATCATCAGTGTCATTCTTGCTATTGTTTTATCCGGTTATATGCTATCCGGTTCCCGACGTTTGATTAAAGGGATCATTAGTTTATTTCCTTCACCGTGGGATCTGCGCTTAGAAGCACAAGTCCATCCGGTTGCCCTACGGATGGGGGGATATATTCAAGGCAGAGTGCTAGTTTCAGCGATTTTAGGAGTAGTGATTACAGTCAGCTTACGTATTCTCGGGATTTCAGAGTTTGCCATTGGCTTAGGCGCGATCGCGGGAGTCACCAATTTGATTCCCTTTTTTGGTCCCGTTCTCGGTTCAGTTCCCGCCCTCATTGTCGCCACTGCACAAGGAGGATGGACGGTGTTGTGGGTGTTATTGTTGTTTGTGGTCATTCAAAACTTGGAAACCTATGTTCTAGATCCACTATTGGTGGGAAATACCGTCCGCCTGCATCCCCTTTATCAACTCTTGGCTGTCATTGGTGGGGCACAAGTTTTGGGAATTTTAGGCGCATTAATTGTTCCGCCTTGGATAGCAGGGGCAGCCACC
- a CDS encoding EamA family transporter, protein MINQTGLNPHGVNQEPSQKLLEDINRQITEATNLSNQVTTEWRYRQFNRLESEEEETKNTNIWPVVFLVIAISALSFSAIFTRLSQDYIGAGATVFNRCLFSTIALCSWQMIVMSLQRSRTTEENVNANNYDYTIADIAKFIGLGVSFVLCSIFWAWSLTQTSVANSNLLHNLTPIFTVLGAWLFLQQQFNKRYILGLVIAIGGTFVIGMQDLHLSASSLIGDLAALLSAGFYAGQYLFTERLAKKFDTSTIMVGMTGVPAILLTPALLLAGDQLFPSATMGWVWIACIVLISQILGQGLLARSLKRFSSSFIAIFMLLEPFFTAIFAFFIFSEQLSLTNWVAFLLVLAGIYVVKSASKTLETVEA, encoded by the coding sequence GTGATCAACCAAACAGGATTGAATCCCCACGGGGTAAATCAAGAGCCAAGCCAAAAGCTTTTAGAAGATATTAATCGTCAGATTACGGAAGCGACAAACTTAAGTAATCAAGTTACAACTGAATGGCGGTATCGACAATTTAATCGGCTGGAGTCTGAGGAAGAAGAGACCAAAAACACTAATATTTGGCCAGTTGTTTTCCTCGTCATTGCTATCTCAGCACTTTCCTTTTCAGCCATCTTCACTCGTCTCAGTCAAGACTACATCGGAGCAGGTGCTACAGTTTTCAATCGATGTCTTTTTAGTACGATCGCGCTGTGTTCGTGGCAAATGATTGTGATGTCTCTACAGCGATCACGCACGACTGAAGAGAACGTCAACGCTAACAATTATGACTATACAATTGCTGATATTGCAAAATTTATCGGTTTAGGGGTATCTTTTGTCCTTTGCTCAATCTTTTGGGCATGGTCATTAACGCAAACTTCTGTTGCAAATTCTAACCTGTTACACAACCTAACCCCGATTTTCACAGTTTTAGGAGCGTGGCTGTTTCTGCAACAGCAATTCAACAAACGATATATTCTTGGTTTAGTAATTGCCATTGGAGGAACCTTTGTCATTGGCATGCAAGATTTACATCTTTCTGCCAGTAGCCTCATTGGTGATTTAGCCGCCTTACTCTCTGCTGGCTTCTATGCGGGTCAATATCTCTTCACCGAACGGTTAGCGAAAAAGTTTGATACTTCAACCATTATGGTTGGGATGACAGGTGTCCCTGCTATTCTTTTAACCCCCGCTTTGTTACTCGCAGGCGACCAACTTTTTCCGTCTGCCACAATGGGCTGGGTCTGGATTGCTTGTATCGTCTTGATTTCTCAAATTTTGGGGCAAGGATTACTGGCTCGTAGTCTCAAGCGGTTTTCCTCCTCTTTCATTGCCATTTTTATGCTTCTCGAGCCATTTTTTACCGCCATATTTGCTTTCTTTATCTTTTCTGAACAACTTTCCCTCACCAATTGGGTTGCTTTTTTACTGGTCTTAGCTGGAATTTACGTTGTTAAATCTGCCAGCAAAACCTTAGAAACTGTGGAAGCGTAA
- the rnc gene encoding ribonuclease III, with protein MPQQLPTFHNPQLWETACTHRSYFNEHPEVEADNERLEFLGDAVLGFLVGKLLYQQYPQMREGELSRLRSRLVNNEHQLAQFALSLNLDQHLRLGKGAEKEGTRQNPEVLSDTLEAVIGAYFLDSGIEAVQAFIEPLFSAIAQEVTATSELDQNYKGQLQEWALANFGLIPRYFLRQETGADHAKEFTVEVRIGNQVYGVGVGESKKAAEKRAAQAALKARNNED; from the coding sequence ATGCCACAGCAACTCCCCACGTTTCACAATCCTCAGCTTTGGGAAACCGCTTGCACTCATCGCTCTTATTTTAATGAACATCCTGAGGTAGAAGCAGACAATGAACGCTTAGAATTTTTGGGCGATGCCGTATTAGGGTTTTTGGTGGGCAAGTTACTTTACCAGCAGTATCCGCAAATGCGAGAAGGAGAACTCAGTCGGCTGCGATCGCGCTTAGTGAATAATGAACATCAATTGGCCCAATTTGCTTTGAGCTTAAACCTGGACCAACATCTTCGCCTCGGTAAAGGGGCTGAAAAAGAAGGCACTCGCCAAAACCCAGAAGTGTTGAGTGATACCCTTGAGGCGGTGATCGGCGCTTATTTTTTGGATTCTGGCATTGAAGCCGTGCAAGCTTTTATTGAACCCTTATTTAGCGCGATCGCTCAAGAAGTGACGGCTACCTCCGAATTAGATCAAAACTATAAAGGACAACTCCAAGAATGGGCACTAGCTAATTTTGGTCTGATTCCCCGCTACTTTCTTCGCCAAGAAACCGGTGCCGATCATGCCAAAGAGTTTACGGTGGAAGTTCGGATTGGGAACCAAGTTTATGGAGTGGGTGTCGGGGAAAGTAAAAAGGCAGCCGAAAAAAGAGCGGCTCAAGCTGCTCTAAAAGCTAGAAATAATGAGGATTAA